From Microbacterium invictum, the proteins below share one genomic window:
- the gndA gene encoding NADP-dependent phosphogluconate dehydrogenase translates to MPTPDTAQPTANIGVVGLAVMGSNLARNLASREGNTVAVFNRTYAKTEELVTDHPEAQFVPASSYAEFAASLQKPRTAIIMVKAGRATDAVIDELMNVFEPGDIIVDGGNALFTDTIRREKAVGERGFNFVGMGVSGGEEGALLGPSLMPGGPDQSWVTLGPILKSIAAVAEGEPCVTHIGHDGAGHFVKMVHNGIEYADMQLIAEAYDLIRRGTGKSPAEIADIFAEWNRGELESYLIEITAEVLRQTDAATGGPLVDVIVDEAGAKGTGAWTVQTALDLGVPVSGIAEATFARSLSSHREQRDVSGGLPGPADAFTVTDVDAFVEQVRLALYASKIVAYSQGFDEIRAGAAQYGWNIDLGAVSKIWRAGCIIRAQFLNRIADAYDAEPELPVLLTAPYFVDALGRAQDAWRQIVATAAGAGIPAPAFSSSLAYYDGLRAERLPAALIQGQRDFFGAHTYRRTDKAGTFHTLWSDDRSEVEAEDTH, encoded by the coding sequence GTGCCCACGCCCGATACCGCCCAGCCCACTGCCAACATCGGAGTCGTCGGCCTGGCGGTGATGGGCTCGAACCTGGCCCGCAACCTCGCCAGCCGCGAGGGCAACACGGTCGCGGTGTTCAACCGCACGTACGCCAAGACCGAGGAACTGGTCACCGATCACCCCGAAGCGCAGTTCGTGCCGGCATCCAGCTACGCCGAATTCGCCGCGTCGCTGCAGAAGCCGCGGACCGCGATCATCATGGTGAAGGCGGGACGGGCGACGGATGCCGTCATCGACGAGCTCATGAACGTCTTCGAGCCCGGTGACATCATCGTCGACGGCGGCAACGCCCTGTTCACCGACACCATCCGCCGTGAGAAGGCCGTGGGTGAGCGCGGGTTCAACTTCGTGGGCATGGGTGTCTCCGGCGGCGAAGAGGGAGCCCTGCTCGGCCCGTCGCTCATGCCCGGTGGACCCGACCAGTCGTGGGTCACGCTCGGCCCGATCCTGAAGAGCATCGCCGCGGTCGCCGAGGGCGAGCCGTGCGTGACGCACATCGGCCACGACGGCGCCGGTCACTTCGTCAAGATGGTGCACAACGGCATCGAGTACGCCGACATGCAGCTGATCGCCGAAGCGTACGACCTCATCCGTCGCGGCACCGGCAAGAGCCCCGCCGAGATCGCCGACATCTTCGCCGAGTGGAACCGCGGTGAGCTCGAGTCCTACCTCATCGAGATCACCGCCGAGGTCCTGCGGCAGACGGATGCCGCTACCGGCGGTCCCCTGGTCGACGTCATCGTCGACGAGGCCGGCGCCAAGGGCACCGGGGCCTGGACCGTGCAGACCGCGCTCGACCTGGGCGTGCCGGTCTCCGGCATCGCCGAGGCGACGTTCGCCCGTTCGCTGTCCAGCCACCGCGAACAGCGCGACGTGTCGGGAGGCCTGCCCGGCCCGGCCGACGCGTTCACCGTGACCGACGTCGACGCGTTCGTCGAGCAGGTGCGCCTGGCGCTCTACGCCTCGAAGATCGTCGCCTACTCGCAGGGCTTCGACGAGATCCGCGCCGGCGCCGCCCAGTACGGCTGGAACATCGACCTCGGCGCCGTCTCGAAGATCTGGCGGGCCGGCTGCATCATCCGCGCGCAGTTCCTCAACCGCATCGCCGACGCGTACGACGCCGAGCCGGAGCTGCCGGTGCTGCTGACCGCGCCGTACTTCGTCGACGCGCTCGGACGCGCGCAGGACGCGTGGCGCCAGATCGTCGCCACGGCCGCGGGTGCCGGCATTCCCGCCCCCGCCTTCAGCTCGTCCCTGGCGTACTATGACGGCCTGCGCGCCGAACGCCTGCCCGCCGCCCTCATCCAGGGGCAGCGCGACTTCTTCGGCGCCCACACCTATCGTCGCACCGACAAGGCCGGCACCTTCCACACG